The following proteins come from a genomic window of Populus alba chromosome 12, ASM523922v2, whole genome shotgun sequence:
- the LOC118044884 gene encoding metacaspase-1 — MYMLVHCSNCHTPLQLPPGANSICCAICHAITYIVDPRSAPPPPALSYSSSSQYQHYPPQPHPFQVVPSPFSHAPPGPPPAVHGPKRAVICAVSYKNTKNELKGCINDAMCMKYLLVNRFDFPESSIIMLTEEETDPYRRPTKSNMRLALSWLVQGCQPGDSLVFHFSGHGSQQKDYNGDELDGYDETLCPTDFETQGMIVDDEINAVIVKPLSHGVKLHAIIDACHSGTVLDLPFLCRMDRSGKYAWEDHRPRSGVWKGTSGGEVISFSGCDDDQTSADTSALSKITSTGVMTYSFIQAIERGHGTTYGSMLNAMRATIRKTTGELGGGIVTTLISMLLAGGNFSGGITQEPQLTASEPFDVYSKPFSL; from the exons ATGTACATGTTAGTCCACTGTTCAAACTGCCACACCCCTTTGCAGCTTCCACCAGGAGCCAACTCCATCTGCTGTGCTATCTGCCATGCCATCACCTACATAGTTGATCCTCGCTCTGCCCCGCCGCCACCTGCTCTATCTTACTCATCCTCGAGCCAATACCAACATTACCCTCCCCAACCCCATCCTTTTCAAGTGGTTCCATCACCATTCAGTCATGCGCCTCCTGGACCACCACCTGCTGTCCATGGCCCAAAGCGTGCTGTGATCTGTGCGGTGTCTTATAAGAATACTAAGAATGAACTCAAAGGGTGCATTAATGATGCCATGTGCATGAAGTATTTGCTGGTTAATAGGTTCGACTTCCCTGAATCCTCCATCATCATGCTCACTG AGGAAGAGACTGATCCTTACAGGCGGCCAACGAAATCCAACATGAGACTGGCATTGTCATGGCTCGTGCAAGGATGTCAGCCCGGAGATTCATTAGTGTTTCATTTTTCCGGTCATGGTTCGCAGCAGAAGGATTACAATGGAGATGAGTTGGATGGATATGATGAAACACTTTGTCCGACAGATTTTGAAACTCAAGGAATGATCGTTGATGATGAGATCAATGCAGTAATTGTCAAGCCTCTTTCCCATGGTGTCAAGCTCCATGCCATCATTGATGCTTGCCATAGTGGCACTGTGCTGGATTTACCGTTTCTCTGCAGAATGGATAG GAGCGGGAAGTATGCCTGGGAAGATCATCGCCCTCGATCAGGAGTATGGAAAGGGACGAGTGGTGGGGAAGTGATCTCCTTCAGTGGCTGCGATGATGATCAAACCTCTGCAGACACTTCG GCCCTATCAAAGATCACTTCAACAGGTGTGATGACTTACTCGTTCATCCAAGCAATCGAGCGCGGACATGGAACTACCTACGGCAGCATGCTAAATGCAATGCGGGCTACCATCCGTAAGACCACCGGTGAGCTTGGTGGTGGTATTGTAACAACACTTATCTCAATGCTATTAGCAGGGGGGAATTTCAGCGGAGGGATCACACag GAACCACAGTTAACTGCTAGCGAACCATTTGATGTGTATTCAAAACCTTTCTCCTTGTAA